A single Neoarius graeffei isolate fNeoGra1 chromosome 23, fNeoGra1.pri, whole genome shotgun sequence DNA region contains:
- the armc6 gene encoding armadillo repeat-containing protein 6, which translates to MAKRRITQETFDSAVRENIEEFDMEESEALKEAIEQFESQGVDLSNIVKAVPKASSQETTDDQTHEVLQALQSLRSALESSSTSVSESLKLFTEQCSFSFAQRYLAAQKDAYPTLLSCCQSAGEDREVLSATLAALYALTDGQPDLLDAEGQDFLIDTLRSQQEDPALTCLGIRTMRHCCLKHEQNRQDLVKAGVLNLLTSAITRHVEQPDVVKEACFALRVMTFDDDVRVPFGHAHEHAKMIVLEHNGLKVIVEAAKAHPENMPVLSELCATLSRLAVRNEFCQDIVDLGGLKFMMTLLADSLDCQDLVKQVLSALRAIAGNDDVKDAIVNAGGTELIVMAVNRHMSNAQVCEQGCAALCVLALRKPNNCKVIMENGGALAALQAMKTHPAEVNVQKQSCMLLRNLVSRTRDFNQPILEMGAEALIGQALASHRDCGDVARAALRDLGCQVELRELWTGKKGSLTN; encoded by the exons ATGGCGAAACGCAGAATAACGCAGGAGACGTTTGACTCGGCGGTGAGGGAGAACATTGAGGAGTTCGACATGGAGGAGAGTGAAGCTCTGAAAGAAGCAATCGAGCAGTTTGAGTCTCAGG GTGTGGACCTGAGTAATATTGTGAAGGCAGTACCAAAAGCATCTTCTCAAGAGACCACAGATGATCAAACTCATGAAGTCCTCCAG GCTCTGCAGTCTCTCAGAAGCGCGTTAGAGTCCTCGTCCACATCCGTGTCCGAGAGCTTAAAGCTCTTCACAGAGCAGTGCTCCTTCAGCTTTGCTCAGCGATACCTGGCGGCCCAGAAAGATGCCTATCCTACACTCCTGTCCTGCTGCCAGTCTGCTGGTGAAGACCGTGAAGTGCTGTCTGCTACTCTGGCTGCTCTTTATGCACTCACTGATGGCCAGCCTGATCTTCTGGACGCTGAGGGTCAAGACTTTTTGATAGACACCTTACGCAGCCAGCAGGAGGACCCTGCGCTTACCTGTCTGGGAATCCGGACGATGCGTCACTGCTGTCTGAAGCACGAGCAGAACAGGCAGGACCTGGTGAAGGCCGGGGTGCTTAACTTACTCACCAGTGCCATAACACGGCATGTTGAGCAGCCTGACGTGGTTAAAGAAGCCTGCTTCGCTCTTAGAGTCATGACCTTTGACGATGACGTGCGAGTTCCTTTCGGCCACGCGCACGAGCACGCCAAAATGATCGTGTTGGAGCACAATGGACTGAAGGTCATTGTAGAAGCTGCCAAAG CCCATCCCGAGAACATGCCGGTCCTCAGCGAGCTGTGTGCGACTCTGTCCCGCCTCGCCGTGAGAAATGAGTTCTGCCAAGACATTGTAGATTTGGGAGGACTGAAGTTTATGATGACGCTGCTCGCAGACAGCTTGGACTGTCAG GACCTTGTGAAGCAGGTGTTGAGCGCGTTGCGGGCGATTGCCGGCAACGATGATGTCAAAGACGCCATTGTGAATGCAGGAGGGACGGAGCTTATTGTCATGGCGGTAAACCGGCACATGAGTAATGCGCAG GTGTGTGAACAGGGCTGTGCTGCTCTCTGCGTGCTCGCTCTGCGCAAACCCAACAACTGCAAAGTCATCATGGAGAATGGAGGAGCTCTGGCTGCGCTGCAGGCCATGAAGACACATCCAGCAGAAGTTAACGTGCAG AAACAGTCATGCATGCTGCTCAGAAACCTGGTGTCACGAACACGCGATTTCAACCAGCCCATTTTGGAGATGGGGGCCGAGGCACTGATCGGGCAGGCCCTGGCCTCGCACAGGGACTGTGGTGACGTGGCGAGAGCCGCTCTCAGAGACCTGGGCTGTCAGGTGGAGCTGAGAGAACTATGGACTGGCAAGAAAGGAAGCCTGACTAACTAA